A DNA window from Hemibagrus wyckioides isolate EC202008001 linkage group LG11, SWU_Hwy_1.0, whole genome shotgun sequence contains the following coding sequences:
- the LOC131361836 gene encoding sodium- and chloride-dependent GABA transporter 2-like, which yields MAIHNNPEMDLSYPESKSSSERIITKAKIKERGQWSCKVEFLLAVAGQLIGLGNMWRFPYLCYKNGGGVFLIPYLVFLFACGIPLFLLEISLGQYTSQGSITCWRKICPLFQGIGYGNVVLLLYCNIYYIIIMAWAFFYLFSSFSIELPWANCSNTWNTETCFDFDKKDNFSYSNIPENATSPVKEFWERRVLNLTSNVYELGSVRWELALCLLLSWIICYFCVWKGVKSTGKVVYFTATFPYVMLVVLLVRGLTLPGATDGIKFYLYPDPAQLKDPQVWMDAGTQIFMSYSLCTGSLIALGSYNKYNNNCYKDCVYLCLLNSGTSFVAGFAIFSVLGFMAYEQETDISTVAESGPGLAFIAYPRAVAMMPVPHLWAICFFLMIILLGLDSIFVCLESLTTAVTDMYPSFFLFGHRREGFLLIICVGCFLCGLVMVTEGGLYIFQLFDYYSYSGMTLLLFAILQSVSIGWVYGANRLYDNIGDMIGYQPLFLIKYCWKYITPLVCTGTFVFSLVKFTPLKFNNIMEYPWWCYAIGWYFTLSSTLLVPLWMIYALLTSSGSFRQRLHVLCTPERKVPLNSSRRKNCSNLIGFTVVPQGGEHP from the exons ATGGCAATACATAATAATCCAGAGATGGACTTATCCTATCCAGAGTCAAAATCAAGCTCAGAAAGAATTATTACAAAGGCCAAAATTAAAGAAAGAGGCCAGTGGTCATGTAAAGTTGAATTTCTCCTGGCTGTTGCTGGGCAACTCATTGGACTAGGAAATATGTGGAGGTTCCCTTACTTGTGCTACAAGAATGGAGGTG GAGTGTTTTTAATACCATATTTGGTCTTCCTGTTTGCCTGTGGCATTCCACTGTTTCTCCTGGAGATATCACTGGGTCAGTACACCAGTCAGGGCAGCATCACATGCTGGAGGAAAATCTGCCCTTTGTTTCAAG GAATAGGCTATGGAAATGTAGTGCTCCTGTTGTATTGCAACATCTACTACATTATCATTATGGCCTGGGCATTCTTCtatctcttttcctcttttagTATTGAGTTACCATGGGCTAACTGCAGCAATACCTGGAATACTG AAACCTGTTTTGATTTTGATAAAAAGGACAATTTTAGCTACTCTAATATACCAGAGAATGCAACTTCACCTGTTAAAGAGTTCTGGGA GAGGAGAGTGCTAAATCTCACTAGCAATGTGTATGAGCTGGGCAGTGTGAGGTGGGAGCTGGCTCTATGTCTCCTATTGTCTTGGATCATCTGCTACttctgtgtgtggaagggagtaAAATCAACAGGCAAG gtgGTCTATTTCACTGCTACTTTTCCTtatgtgatgttggtggtgttgttggtgcGTGGACTCACATTGCCTGGGGCCACTGATGGCATCAAATTTTACCTCTATCCAGATCCCGCACAACTCAAAGACCCACAG GTGTGGATGGATGCTGGAACGCAGATTTTCATGTCTTATAGTCTCTGCACAGGCTCCCTTATTGCTCTAGGAAGCTACAACAAGTACAACAACAACTGCTACAA GGACTGTGTTTATCTGTGCCTGTTGAACAGTGGGACCAGTTTTGTAGCTGGCTTTGCAATCTTCTCTGTGCTGGGCTTCATGGCCTATGAGCAGGAGACAGACATCTCAACAGTGGCAGAGTCAG GTCCAGGGTTGGCCTTCATTGCATACCCCAGGGCAGTTGCAATGATGCCTGTTCCACATCTTTGGgccatttgtttctttcttatgATTATTCTGCTAGGACTGGACAGCATC tttgtgtgtttggagtCATTGACAACTGCTGTAACTGACATGTACCCCTCATTCTTCCTCTTCGGTCATCGCCGTGAAGGATTCCTGCTCATtatttgtgtggggtgtttcctGTGTGGCCTGGTTATGGTAACAGAG GGTGGCTTGTATATTTTCCAGCTGTTTGATTACTATAGCTACAGTGGGATGACACTTCTGTTATTTGCCATTCTGCAGTCAGTGAGTATAGGATGGGTATATG ggGCTAATCGCCTATATGATAACATTGGAGACATGATTGGTTATCAACCATTGTTCTTAATAAAGTACTGCTGGAAATACATCACTCCTCTTGTCTGCACT GGTACATTTGTCTTCTCTCTGGTCAAATTCACTCCTCTGAAATTTAACAATATAATGGAATACCCCTGGTGGTGCTATGCTATTGGCTGGTACTTCACACTCTCTTCAACTCTGTTGGTTCCACTTTGGATGATCTATGCTCTCCTCACCTCCAGTGGCTCGTTTAgacag AGATTACATGTTCTCTGCACCCCAGAAAGAAAAGTTCCTCTGAACTCAAGCAGAAGGAAAAACTGTTCAAATTTGATTGGCTTTACAGTTGTACCACAAGGGGGAGAACATCCTTGA